The stretch of DNA TTTTGAAGCACTGCTTGTACGCCGCGAGATACATTATAGTGTTCGCTTCCCAAAATTTCAGGGTTAAGCATACGTGAACTTGAATCAAGAGGATCAACGGCAGGGTAAATACCTTTTTCTGCAATCGCACGGTTAAGTACGGTTGTTGCATCTAAGTGGGCAAAAACAGTAGCAGGCGCTGGATCGGTCAAGTCATCCGCTGGTACATAAACTGCTTGAACAGAAGTAATTGAACCTTTTTTAGTTGATGTAATTCTCTCTTGGAATTTACCCATTTCACTTGCAAGTGTTGGTTGATAACCAACCGCTGAAGGAATACGTCCAAGAAGTGCTGACATTTCTGCACCTGATTGTGAGAAACGGAAAATGTTATCAATAAACATCAATACGTCAAGTCCCATTTCATCACGGAAGTACTCAGCCATAGTAAGACCAGTAAGTGCAATACGGTTACGTGCTCCTGGTGGTTCACTCATTTGTCCATAGCACAGTGCAACTTTATCCAAAACGTTAGAATCTTTCATTTCGTGATAAAGGTCATTTCCTTCACGTGTTCTCTCACCAACACCAGCAAATACTGAATAACCACTGTGTTTAAATGCAACGTTGTGGATTAATTCCATAATAATAACGGTTTTACCAACACCAGCACCACCGAATAATCCTACTTTACCACCTTTTGCATAAGGAGCGAGAAGGTCAACAACCTTAATACCTGTTTCAAAAATTTCTGATTTAGTACTTTGTTCTTCAAATTTTGGTGGTTCTCTGTGAATTGACCATTGTGTTTTTCTTGAAACATCTGGACCTTGATCAATGACATCGCCAACAACGTTGAAAATTCTTCCTAGAACTTCTTCACCTACTGGAACTTGAATAGGATTTCCTAAAGCTTTAACTTCAATACCTCTTGTTAAACCTTCACTCATATCCATCGCAATTGTTCTTACACGGTTGTCGCCTAAATGTGCTGCTACTTCAAGAATTAACTTTTGTTTCTTGCCTTCTACTTCATAATTCACTTCAATCGCTTCATTGATTTTAGGAAGGTAGCCATTAAAATCGACGTCAACAACTGGACCCATAATCTGGCTAATTAATCCATTCATTGAATATTCTCCTTTTATTTTTTGCAAACAGTTTATTTCATATTATTTCATAGATTCTACACCACTGATAATCTCAATGAGTTCAGTAGTAATAGACTCTTGTCTAGCTTTATTATATGCCAATGTTAAAATGCCAACACGCTCTTTTGCGTTGTTAGTTGCATTTTCCATTGCTTGCATTCTCGCACTATGTTCAGCCGCTAATGAATCAATCAATGCGTAATACATATTGTATTCAAAATACTTTTGTAACAATGAATCTAAAATCTCTTCACCACTTTCATCAGGCTCTAATTCCATGAGTGAGCTTGTTTCTCGTGATTCAAGAGGAGATTGTACTGGAACAACATCCACAATTTTTAACTCTTGTGAAATCATATTTTTATAGCCGTTATGTATCAAGATAACTTTGTCAGTTTTACCTTCAACAAAATCATCGATTGCACCTTTGATAATTTCTTGTGCTTTTTCATAACTTGGGGATGAACTTACGCCTGCATAGGAGGTCAAAAGTTCAGTTCCTTGGAAATTGAAAAATGCCATGCCTTTTCTTCCAACGGCACGTAGTCTAACGGTTACTTTTTGTGCTGCGTAATCTGTTAAAAGTTTGCGAACTGCTTTAATCGTTTGAATATTAAAACCACCGCATAGACCTTTATCTGCTGTCACAAAAATAACATCTACTGTGCCTGGAGTCTCATTTTTATCAAAAAAACGACTCTCAACCGCACCATTTTTGTACTGGTTGATTTTATAAGCAATTTCAGTGAGTACTTCAT from Sulfurospirillum oryzae encodes:
- the atpD gene encoding F0F1 ATP synthase subunit beta, translated to MNGLISQIMGPVVDVDFNGYLPKINEAIEVNYEVEGKKQKLILEVAAHLGDNRVRTIAMDMSEGLTRGIEVKALGNPIQVPVGEEVLGRIFNVVGDVIDQGPDVSRKTQWSIHREPPKFEEQSTKSEIFETGIKVVDLLAPYAKGGKVGLFGGAGVGKTVIIMELIHNVAFKHSGYSVFAGVGERTREGNDLYHEMKDSNVLDKVALCYGQMSEPPGARNRIALTGLTMAEYFRDEMGLDVLMFIDNIFRFSQSGAEMSALLGRIPSAVGYQPTLASEMGKFQERITSTKKGSITSVQAVYVPADDLTDPAPATVFAHLDATTVLNRAIAEKGIYPAVDPLDSSSRMLNPEILGSEHYNVSRGVQAVLQKYKDLQDIIAILGMDELSEEDKVTVDRARKIERFLSQPFFVAEVFTGSPGKYVTLEESIAGFKGILEGKYDDLPEAAFYMVGSIEEVIEKAAKLKS
- the atpG gene encoding ATP synthase F1 subunit gamma codes for the protein MANLKEIKRKIKSVQNTQKTTRAMKLVSTAKLKRAEMAAKQSRVYAIKINEVLTEIAYKINQYKNGAVESRFFDKNETPGTVDVIFVTADKGLCGGFNIQTIKAVRKLLTDYAAQKVTVRLRAVGRKGMAFFNFQGTELLTSYAGVSSSPSYEKAQEIIKGAIDDFVEGKTDKVILIHNGYKNMISQELKIVDVVPVQSPLESRETSSLMELEPDESGEEILDSLLQKYFEYNMYYALIDSLAAEHSARMQAMENATNNAKERVGILTLAYNKARQESITTELIEIISGVESMK